The following nucleotide sequence is from Photobacterium gaetbulicola Gung47.
CATTGCTGGTGGTAGTGGTGTGTGCCTTTTTGTTTAACCTGCTGTGTATCTATTTGTTTAAACCGCTTCAGCAAGTCTCTTCGGCGCTGGGCGTTATCGCGCAGGGGGGCGGGGATCTTACCCAGCGCATCAATATCGACTCCCAGGATGAAGTGGGTGATCTTGCCCAAAATTTCAATCAGTTCGTTAACAGCCTTCAGGTCCTAATCGGCCATGTCCGCAAACAGGGGGCAGCGCTGGGAGAGAGTGCGGCGCAGAGTGAATCATTGGCCGACAAACAAGCGCTGGAGCTTCAGCGTCAGCAGGATGAAATAACCATGGTTGCGACAGCCGTGACGGAGATGGCCTCGGCGACACAGGAAATTGCCTCACATGCAGAGCAAACAGCACAGGCAGCACAAGATTCGACTTCCCACACCAATAATGGGCGTGAATTGGTGATCCAAAGTCGTCACTCAATTTCTAATCTGGCCTGTGAAGTGAATGAAGCCTCCACGGTGATCAGCCAGCTCAATGAACATGCCCAGGGGATCAATAGCATTCTGTCTACAATCCAGGGAATTGCCGAGCAGACAAACTTGTTAGCATTGAATGCGGCGATTGAAGCGGCCCGAGCCGGTGAGCAAGGTCGAGGCTTTGCGGTGGTGGCTGATGAGGTGCGTGTGCTGTCTCAGCGCACCCATACATCGACGGAAGAAATTCAGAGCATGATTGCGACATTGCAGCAGATCACTACCAAGGCGGTTGATTTGATGCAGACCAGCTCGAAGCTCGCCCAGTGCACGGTTGAAGATGCCGATGAGGCAACAGTGGCACTGGAGCAAATCAATGCATCTGTTGCCATGATTAGTGACATGGCAACTCAAATCGCCACCGCGGCTGAAGAGCAAACCCATGTGACCGATGAGATCACCCAAAATACCACGACCATTAAGGATGTGAGCGATCAGCTGACCGTTGATGCTCAGTTAGCGCGTCAGCAAGCGGAGAGCCTTAGCCTGCAGGCGACAAACTTGAACGACAAGGTTTCAACCTTCATCGTGTAGTTGGGTTATTTTAACCCGAGCCGTTTTGCCAGCCGGTGGAGGTTACCGGCATCTAATTCCAGCTCTCTGGCCGTGGCCGCCCAGTTGCGGTTGTTCCGCTGGTAGCAATCATCGATAAGCTGGTATTGAAAGCGGTTCGTCGCGTCTTTAAGCCCGATATTGGTCTCGACCGATATTGGGTTTTTTTGTCGGGTTTCATTGCTTATAGCGGTTGAGTGCTGGTGGGCCTGTTGCTGTGGTGTGCTCAACAATTCAAAGTGATGAGGCTGGAGCTCAATGAATTCAAGGTTCGATGATTCTGCCCTTGCCACCACTGAGGCGCGGTTTATCGCATGTTCGAGCTCGCGGACATTGCCAGGCCAAGGATAGGCAGAGAGCATATCGACCGCCTCACGGCTCAGGCGCATCGACTGAATCCCCAGTTTGCCTTTGCTGCGCTCTATAAAGAACCCCGCCAGCAAAACGATATCATTTCCTCGCTCTCTTAGAGGGGGAGCCATAATGGGGAAGACACTCAAGCGGTGGTAGAGATCAGCCCTGAACTTACCCTGCTTTACTTCTTCATGCAGTTGGCGGTTTGTAGCGGCGACAATGCGTGTGTTGACCTTCAGTACCCTGTCATCGCCGACCCGCTGCAGATCGCCGTACTGCAACACCCGTAGTAGTTTGGCCTGCAGCGCCAAGGGGAGCTCACCGACTTCATCGAGGAACAGGGTGCCGCCATCAGCCATTTCAAATTTTCCCTTGCGGTCGCTAATGGCTCCCGTAAAGGCCCCCTTAACATGGCCGAACAGCTCGCTCTCTGCGACAGACTCGGGTAGCGCTGCGCAGTTGAGGTAAATCAGGGGTTGGCCGCTTCGGTGCGAGGCCTGGTGGATTGAAGCGGCGATGAGCTCCTTGCCGACGCCGGTTTCGCCGGTGATCAGGACGGTCAATTCCGTTGCGGCAACGGCTTGAATGTGACTCCTCAGCTCTTCCATTACCCTAGACTTACCGATCATCTCCACCTGTGCGGCCTGGGAGGATTTCCCGGCATGCAGTGCCGCCTGTCCATGAGACTCCGGCATATTGAAGGCTTGGCGCTCTAGCTGCTCCATTAATAATGCGGTATGTAAACTGGCAGCAGCGAGGGCGCTAATAACCCGCAGCTCTTCATCGCTGAATTGGTCGAACTGGTGAGGGTCAAAGCCATCAATGGTTAGCGCACCGATTAGTGTTTCGTTGGCAATGAGGGGCAAGCCGATACATGCATGAACATGGAGTTTGCCTTGGTGGCTGGGGATGAGTCCGTCATAGGGGTCGGGCAGTTCACTATCGTGCGGAAAGCGGACGATATCACCGGCGCGGGCAATGGCTTCGAGCCGGGGGTGCTCGTCGATGAGGAACTGGCGTCCCAGTACTTCTTCGAACAGGCCGTTTATGGCCAGCGGGGCGAAGTGTTGGTCGCGAAAAGCCAGTAAGGCCGAGGAATCGCACCCGAACAATGATTTGATGACAGAGAGCAAGCGGTCGAACCGGTCTTGGCTGGATATGCCCTGGGTCAGATCCAAAGCAAGCTGGGTCAGTTCTTTCGGCGTGTTTTTCATCGGTGCTACTTTTATTTGTTGGGGTGTTGTCATTATGACACGGTAATGTGGTTTTGACAGTGTTATTTTGTTGTCTATTTGACAGTGTGTATCTTGGTTAAATAATTAAAGTCAATAATTTCAACAAGATAAAAAGTTGGCATGGTCAGTGCAATACCTTGTTCAGATTTAGGGGGGCATGTAGCGCCCATAGCAATACATAAGGTATCAAGATGACCATTCACGTTAAAAACAACATTCACTGGGTAGGCCAACGCGACTGGGAAGTACAGGACTTCCACGGTACAGAATATAAGATGACCAAGGGGACCAGCTATAACAGTTATCTTATCCGTGAAGAAAAAACAGTTCTCATTGATACGGTCGATCACCGCTTTAGCCAGCAGTTTATCCAGAACTTAGAGATGGAAATTGATCTGCAAGAGATCGACTACATCGTCATCAACCATGCGGAGGAAGATCACTCCGGCGCGCTGTCGGCGTTGATGGCCCGTATCCCCAATACGCCAATTTACTGCACGGAAAATGCCGTTGATTCTATTGTTGGTCACCATCATCACCCGGAATGGAATTTCCAGGTCGTCAGAACTGGCGATACTTTGGATATTGGCAACGGCAAGCAACTGATTTTTGTCGAAGCGCCGATGCTGCACTGGCCTGACAGCATGATGACCTATCTCACCGGCGATGCGGTGCTGTTTAGCAATGATGCTTTCGGCCAGCATTACTGCGATGAGCGGTTGTTTAACGATGAGGTGGATCAAAGCGAATTGATGGAGCAGTGCCTGCGCTACTACTCCAATATCCTTACCCCGTTTAGTAGCCTGGTCACGGCAAAGATCCATGAAGTGCTGAGCTTTAATGTGCCGGTCGACATGATTGCCACTTCACACGGTATTGTCTGGCGCGATAACCCAACTCAGATAATCCATCAATACCTTGAGTGGGCCAATGATTACCAGGAAGATCGTATTACCATCTTCTACGACACCATGTCGAACAATACCCGAATGATGGCCGACGCCATTGCTCAGGGAATCCACGATGTGGATCCGGGTGTTGCCGTAAAGGTGTTTAATGTGTCGCGCCAAGATAAAAATGAAATCTTGGCCAATGTATTCCGCTCCAAAGGAGTGCTAGTTGGTTCATCGACTATGAACAACGTGATGATGCCAAAAGTAGCTGGCATGCTCGAAGAGATCACAGGGCTTCGCTTCAAGCACAAGAAGGCTGGGGCCTTCGGTAGTTATGGTTGGAATGGCGGTGCCGTTGACAGAATCCATTCGCGCTTGACCGATGCTGGCTTCGACACAACGGTTGGTTTGAAGGCCAAGTGGAAACCGGACGGCAAAGCAATGCGTGAATGCCGCGAGCACGGCCGGATGATTGCCAGAAAGTGGGCTTTAACACCAGTGCCTAGCGCCAAGCCATTGTCCGCCGAGCCTCAAGGAGTCGCGGCTAGCCAAAAAATGCTGTGCACGGTGTGTAACTGGGTATATGACCCAGCCCTGGGCGAAGCTAACCAAGGCATTGAGGTCGGTACCTGTTGGTCGGATGTGCCAGAGAGCTTTTTGTGCCCTGAGTGCGGTCTTGGCAAAGACGTCTTTGAACCCGTGAAGGGGGCTTAACTGATGGAGAAACCTATCACGATTATTGGTAGCGGCTTTGCCGCTTACCAATTGGTAAAGGCCATCCGCCGTCAAGATAAGCATGTTCCGATCCGGGTCTTCACTTCTGACGAAGGGCATGACTACAACAAACCGGATCTGAGCCATGCCAGTTCGAATCAGCAAACGGCCAATGATTTGATCCGTATGAGCGGTACCGATTTCGCTGCCGAGCACCAAGTGGAGTTGTATGCCCATAGCACTGTAGAAGTGGTTGAAACGAAGCACAAGTATATTGTGGCGGGAGGGCAGTGTTATGACTACGGAAAGTTGGTCTTTGCAACCGGTGCTAGGGCGTTTATCCCACCGATGAGCGGCGATGCTTCGGGACAGGTCGTGACGCTAAACAGCCTGGCTGAATATCGTGCTGCGCAAGATATATTGCAGCGAGCCCGTCATATTGCAGTGATTGGTGCTGGGCTGATCGGCACGGAATTGGCGATGGACTTTGCATGCAGCGGCAAAACTGTCTCGGTTGTTGACCCATGCCAGACCCTTATGGCTAACCAGTTACCCGATTACATCGCAATGAAATTGGAGCGGGTAATGGTAACGCAGGGAACACGGTTCTTCCTTGCTGACACGGTTGAACGGCTGTCGACGCTCCCTGGCTCCAGGGTTGCGGTCGAGCTTGCCTCTGGCAGGGAAATAGAGGTTGATGTGGTGGTCTCTGCGGCAGGGCTCAAGCCCAACATCCAGATCGCCAAAAATGCGGGTATGTCGGTAAATAAGGGGATCGTAGTGGATACCCAGTTGCAAACCTCAGCACCGGATGTCTATGCGATCGGGGATTGTGCCGAGATAAACGGTAAGGTGTTGGCCTATCTTCAGCCTGCTTTGTTAAGTGCCAATGCGCTTGCCAAGACACTATTGGGGCAACCAACGTCATTGGTATTGCCTGCAATGATGGTGAAAGTCAAAACGCCTGCTTTTCCGATCCAGTTTGCCGGGCAAAATATCCCGGAAGATAGCACTGAAGCGTTGAGCTGGCAGATCGACGTTAATCAAGCGGGTAGTACCTTAAAAACACGGGAACAGAGCGGCCAGCTAACCGGATATGTGGTTACCCAGCAGCATCTGCCATCAGCTTTCCCGCTGTTGAAAGAACTAAACAGTAAATGATTGAAACGGAGGTTACTATGAGCCATCAACGTATCCCGGCACATTGGACTATACAGCGTTCCACGCCATTCTTTACCAAAGATACCGTACCTGCGGCCTTGCTCAGTCACCATAATACCGCACAGGGGGTATTTGGGCAGTTGTGTGTCATGGAAGGAACGGTCACCTACTATGGGTTTGCCAACAGTGACGCGACAGAGCCTGAGCTGGAGGTGGTGATCAAGGCCGGACAATTTGCCACCAGCCCACCGCAATATTGGCACCGTATAGAAATGAGTGATGATGCTCAGTTCAACATCAATTTCTGGTCGGATGCAGACAAGGGTAGCCAACCATTGTTCCATGCCAAAAAGACAAATTAGCAATAGGCTAGAATAGATCACAACAACCCGGCAATTGCCGGGTTGTTGTTATTCCAAGCACCACGAATCCACTTGGGGTATGACAATCACTCAATGCCTCAACATTGCCGAGGCAATTAGCCGCTAAAACCGGCAAGGTAGTCTTTTACCTTTTGTGACAGGGTCGCTTTTTGCGGATGTTCGATAAAACTCGCCTCAATGGCATTTAGGCTAAATTGGGCGAGCTGCTGGCGTGTTAGCGGATGGGCATCAGCAACGGCTACAAAGTTATCTGTCATATAACCACCAAAATAGGCCGGATCATCGGAATTGATGGTAACGCACAGGCCTGTCTCAAGCAGATCAACAATATTGTGTTGTGCCATGTCCTCAAACACTTTGAGTTTAATGTTAGATAGCGGGCAGACCGTCAGTGGCATCCTGCTTTCTGCCAGTTGCTGGACCAACTCGGTACTTTCCACACAGCGCACACCGTGATCGATACGGCTGACACCAAGCAAATATATCGCATCGAGTATATTTTGCGCGGGACCCTCTTCGCCGGCGTGGGCCACGGTTAAAAAACCGGCATTGCGTGCCGCCTCGAATACCCGGGCGAATTTCTCCGGCGGGTGGCCCTGTTCCGAGGAATCCAAGCCGACAGCGATGATCTGATCTTTATAAGGCAGTGCTTGCTGTAATGTTGCGAAGGCGGCCTCTTCATCTAAATGGCGAAGGAAGCACATTATCAACTGGCTGGAGATATCGAGTTGCTCTTTGGCCTGCCTCAGTGCACGCGTGATGCCGTCTATGACGGTTTTGAAAGCAATACCGCGGTCAGTATGGGTCTGAGGGTCGAAGAATATCTCGGTGTGGACAACATTGTCTTGCTTGCAGCGCAGTAAGTAGGCCCAGGTCAGGTCGAAAAAGTCCTGCTCGGTGATAAGGACATTGGCACCTTGATAATAGATATCCAAAAAAGACTGCAGGTTATGGAATTGGTAGGCTTCGCGTACAGCCTGGGGTGAGGAAAACGGAATGCTGATCTTGTTGCGCTTGGCAAGCTCAAACATTAACTCAGGCTCAAGGGTGCCTTCAATGTGAAGATGGAGCTCTACTTTGGGTAGTCCTTTAATAAAGTTTTTCATATCAAGCCCTTATTATATTTCTATACATGCACTACAGCAGTAGGCGTAATAAGTGTGATCTACTAAGGTGCTTTTCTGTCGCGTCGAATACTGACATACAAAGAGAAAAGCACACCTGCGCTTAACTCTTCGTAATCAGAATTTTACGGATTCTGGTAGAGACCCCCATACCGTATTAATGGGGTTATACGAAGCCGTTTGCTTATGTTTTCCAGTGTAGTAACGAAATTCAATAGAGTGCAAGCAAACGTTTTCGTGATCTTGGCATAGCGACACCTGTGATGCAATGTCTAGTTATCCAATACGGTGAGCTTGCTGCCTTTCTCGGCAAGATAAAACACAATGACTCTGGCCGGCTCGCTTCCGGTATTCTCGCCATAGTGTGAGGTATTCATCACTTCCACCAGGGGATCACCAGCGCTTATGGTGATTTTCTTATCCTGGGTGTGCACCGTGAGCTGGCCGGTCAGTAAGATCCCGGTATTGATTACCGGGTGTTGATGCCATGGGAGTTTCTCTCCGGGCTCAATGGTGATCTCTTTGATGGTGATTTCTGGTTGATTGAACTGAACAGAGGGCAGGGGCTGGCCATCCCAACTGGTGGTGGTCTTGACCAGGTCGTGAGAGGACGCGGCAAAGAGCGATACGCTGGTCAAAACGAGAGAGAGGGGAAATAACATCCTTGGCTTCATGGCTAGCTCCGTTTAACAACTTGTAGCCATAAGGGTAGAACATGGCGGAGAGGTTATTGCCAGTATTGGGCCGATTTTCGGTCAATGTCATAGTTCCGGTGTGTGCAGGGGAAAGCGACAGCGGGCTGAACTATTCCCCTGCATCACTCCGGATTGGCTATTTTGCCATTGAAGGGCCGCGGTTTAGTTCGTTAGCCAAGCTTCAATGTGCTCTCGTTTTGGCACACTCCCTTTATGCACAACTTCATCATCGATGACCACGGCTGGTGTCGACATCACGCCATAGGCCATGATCTGGGCCATGTCTTCGACTTTAACCAACTCAAAGTCGATACCTTGCTGCTGGAACACATCCTGAATGAGCTCGGCGGTGACTTTGCAGTTCTTACAGCCCGAGCCGAGTACTTTTACGTTTTTCATCATTTTGATCCTTATATCAGAGACAATTGCTATTAAAGAACGGGGAAGGTGGCATTGAATACCCATCCGATGAGGGTAAATGCAACCAACAAGAGCGCGAAAAGCGTGGCGAGCAAACGCCACTGCATGACTTGCTTGAGTAAAATGAATTCAGGAAAGCTGGCCGCGACCGTGCTCATACAAAATGCGAGCGTGGTACCAATGGGAAGTCCGTTGGTGATCAGGCTCTCCATGACAGGAATGACCCCGGTCGCGTTCGAATAGAGCGGGATGCCAAGTAATACGGCTGCAGGTACAGACCACCATTGGCCAGCCCCAAGATAAGCCTCTATCCAGCCTTCAGGCACAAAGCCGTGTAGGGCTGCTCCAAGGCCGACACCGATGATCACCCACTTCCAGACCCTGGCAAAAATAGTAGCGACCTCCTCTTTGGCAAAGCCGTGCCGTTCAGCCAGGGTCAAAGACGTCGAATGGGTTGGAGTGCCGGTGGCATTGTGTCTTTGCTTAATGTGGTCTTTGCCTTGTTTCATGGCATTGGCGGCAAAGGGCTGGAGCCAGCGCTCAGCTTTGATGGCGTCAAGGAATATCCCGCCCAATATCCCTACTGACATGCCAAGCGCAATATAAACAAAGGTAAATTTCCAGCCAAGTAGGCTCATGAGCAAAAGTACGGCCACTTCATTAATCAGTGGGGAAGTAATGAGGAACGCCATCGTGATCCCGAGCGGGATCCCTGCCGAGGTGAAGCCCAGAAACACGGGAATGCTCGAGCATGAACAGAATGGGGTGATCGCACCAAACAATGCCCCCATAGAGTAACCCAGCGCGCGGTGTTTGCCGGCCAAATAGTCCCTGACCCGTTCAACATTCAATGATGCACGAACCAAAGCAATGACGTAAATCATAAACAGCAAGAGGGCAAATATCTTGAGGGTATCCTCAATGAAAAAATGCAGAGCTCCCGCTAATTGGGTATCGGGGGGTAACCCAAAGACCGAGTAAACCGCCCACGAGGCGAAATCCGTGAAAACTTGGAACATACTTTGTCCTTATCAAATAGACTAACTACAGATAAAGACGAATGAGGTATGAAAAGGATTCTTAATGAAGAGCAAAAAAGTTGAAAAAGCCCCCTAGACGAGCGTAAGGGGTGGGGCAACCCCCCAAAATCGGCTTTTTCAACTTTTTTCGGTGTTTACTTAATTAAGCTGCCGCTTACTGTACGAGGTTTTAGATGTCATGTGTGGGTATCAGTTATTCATGACAGGCTGCTTGGGGGATGTCATGAGCGCTCCGCTTGGCTTTCGGAAAAAGCATTTTTTTGACTAAGCTGATAAATAAACCCTGCGAGCCAAAGCCAATGAAAAAAAAGCAGTTGCAAGTTGTGGTAACCGGAGGCCCCGGAGGCGGAAAAACCACTGCGTTGGATCTTTTCCGCAGAGAGCTGGGCCATAAGATAGCTGTTGTACCCGAGGCGGCGACGGTACTTTTCTCTGGCGGCATAACACGCTCAGAAGATGAGCAAGTGCTTAAATTGGTACAGAAAACGATTTTTCAGCTGCAAAAGAATGTCGAGGAGATCCATAAAGCACAGTTTCCGGACAGGTTACTGGTGTGTGATCGCGGCTCGCTTGATGGTTTGGCTTACTGGCCTGGTAGCGAAAGTGAATTTTTTAGCGAGGTAAATTCTACTTTTGAAGATGAAATCGCCCGCTACGATGCTGTGATCTTTTTTGAATCCGCCGGAGCCTCCGGACATGATATCAGTAGCAATAACCCGGTACGAAACGAGTCGTCTCAACAAGCTGCGCAATTAGATAAAAAACTTCAGAAAGTCTGGTCCAGGCATCCCCATTTCTACTTTGTTGGGAGCTCAGAGTCCTTTATTCGGAAGATCATGTTCGGGATCATGACGATAGAAAACGTGATAAATCAGTATCAGAGGGGGTAGTTATAACCGCTGTGTTATGGGGGGCTTACGGTATACCAGGGCCGCCCCTGCGACCCTTTGATAACAGTATTTGAATGGCTTAATAAGCCGCTACGACGGAAATAGCACCAATACCTTCATTTATAGATAAAATTTCTGGTGCCACTGATGCATTTTCTTGCGCCTTTTCAATGGTTTTATACTCGTGAAGCACCCCGTAATGATAATTACCAATGTTAAACGTAATGAGGTGATTATGCATAGCTAACTGCCCTGCGTGGGTATGTTTGTATGTCTCCTTCACCGATAAGTCTTCAACGTTCTCTGCTTCCAGTATTTTGAGCAAATCCTTAAGAGCGATTCCCTCCTCTTTGTCTCTGTACATACGCAGTCCGAGGCTGTACCAGTTCTCTGGTATCATTTCAATCCACATACTTTCTGCGATTTGGTTGCTTGAGCAGTCAATTTCGACTGCGCCACCTAAAAATTCAAACTTTTCGCAGTTGAAGGCAGTTGTTTTCTTTATTTTGACTTGCTTTTTACATACTCCATTCTGTCCCAACTCCGAATTGGTTGTTTTCCCAAGTTCAACCTCTAACGGTAGCTCGAATAAAACACTTGAAGCTATAGCCTCAGAGTTTATCAATAACATTGCTATAGTGAAAAAATACGAAATAACCTTTTTCATGTTTACACCTACTTTGCATTTTTCAGGCCAAATTGTTAAGGCATACATATACCGGTCATCTAACTAAATCTTGCTTTCAAAAAAGCTATAATTGGCTTCGCACTATGTGTAGGTAATGGAAAAATGACGCCTTAAGTGTTTCCATGCCCCGTGTTCCGGTATTAGTAGTCTTTGGTTATCATTGTTTTTTGTGTGTTAATTTATTGTAATGCAATGATTTTTTTGGCCTTGCCAATTCCACGATTAATCCTTTTTTGAGGCGGTTGACAATTTAAAAACTACAATAAAATGGCAGGAAAACAGTGACAGGTATCAAATAACAACATCGATTGTTATAAACTGATCGCAGAGGTGGTAATTATTAAAGTCTGAAGTGACTCTTAACGCGGTTATCAATTTTAACTGACCTTGCTTTTATTCTGTGTAATCCTTTTTTGGCTTTATCTTGTTTTGTATTTAAAGCAATCAATAAGAGGAAATCATAAACCTGTTATCTATAATGTTTCATTATTTTTTCATGTTTTGGTAATGTTTGCTTACATTAATTTTATTATTTGCTTCTGTATTTTTTAGAGAATGTAACTGAGATAAAAATGTGCCTCAAAAACAGTTATTAGATCTGGGATAATAATAAAATTTTCTATCATGACTTTTCTCTGCGGGGCGTAAAACAGCACACTTGCTGGTTAGCATCGAGCTTTACTTGGCAAGATAATATCAACTGCTGCTTCAGTTTGTTGCGCGCCCGTAGCAGGCGTGATTTTACGGCCGGCAGGGTCAAACCTTGTTGGTTGGCATAGGCTTGTTGAGTCATCCCCTTGATGTCACAAGCTTTCAAAACGTGGCTATCTGGCTGCGGGAGCTCGGACAGGACTCGGCTTAGGCACTGGGTGAGGGTATCGACAACCGCTTGCGGGTCATTTTCTTGCTCAATATCCTGTTCTAATGGCACGGGATGTTTTTTCCGTCTGTGGTCAATGAGCAAATTGTTTGCCACACGGTAGAGCCAAGCCCGGGGGTTGCTGATGTTGCAAAACGCATAGTCTTTGACCATTGCCCGAATGAATACCTCTTGTAGCAAATCATCGGTCAATTCGGCATCGTTCGTTTGGGTGGTTAGCCAGAGGGCGAGGGGCCGGGCATGTTGCGCCCAGGCATCCATCAAGCAAGGCCGGGCGTTGTGGCTGTTTTGGCTCATCGTAATGCTCTGTTCCGCTTAGTGATTATTGACGAAACGAGTGTATCGTAATTGGATTGGCATTTTTGGCAACTCATGTTGCAGAAAAAGCACGTTTGAATTTTGTTTTAACCGAACGCCAGTGAGTTGTCGGTGTGGTTGGTGCCTTGTCGAGAAGGTGCTGGAAATCATCCTGGCTCGGGCAGATTTCACCACCATGGGCAAGTAGCAGGCTTGTGGGTGATAATGCGACGATCTTATTGACTGACTGGCGGTAGCGATTGGGGTAGAAAACCGGGAAGGGAGGAATATAGCGTCCTTTCACTTTTACCATTAGATCGGCGACATAAACCTTGCCGGAGTTTTGGTGGTATAGCGATAAGTCCCGGTCGGTATGACCTTGAGTTGATAGTGCCCGCCACTCGGGGAAGCCTGGTACCAGTTCTTGGTCGTCAAGCAGGTAATCTGGCTTTAGTTTGGCGTTATACCACAAATTACAGCGGGTCTTTTTCATTCGCTTGGCGACCCAACTTGCTAGCAGCAAGTCGGTCCAATGCATCAGTATGCCATCAATGCCCTGGTACCACTGGCCGGGGACATTGGCGGCGGCAATGCTGCATCCTGTCAATTTGCGAAGACGATGCGCCGCACCGGCGTGATCAGGGTGCATGTGGGTGACAATGACCAGTTTGAGATCCTTGACTGGGCGCTTAAGCTGTTCGCGGATGAAGTTGAGCAAATGAGGAATATCAGCACGGCAGCAGCCATCTAAAAGCAGCAAGCCATAACGGTATTCAACGAGATATATCGATTGGATATAGCCATCTATCTGGTGCAGTTTCATCTTGATATCCCTAAGTGGATGAAAAGCAATTTTATCTTTCTTCAATAAAAACATTATTTAACAACTCATCAGACCAATCAAGCAGGGAATAGTACAGAGACCGATATGATGAACATGAGGGAAGGTGTGACTCACGCATAGAACGCTAGAGTAGAAAAAGGCCCAACGTGAAATATATGAGTGGTCAGCGAGAGTCACGTTGGGCAAGGATTTAAATTTCCCAATCACCTCCTAGGGCCTTGTTTAACCCGACGACCATATTGGCGGTCTGCAGCCGGGCTGCCACTACGCGGTCGCGCATTGCATGTTGCTGGCGCTGGGCATCCAGTACCGACAGGTAGTCGATAAGGCCTGCCTGGTAGAGTGATAGCGCTTTGCCTACTGCTTCCTCAGTTTCTGCTTCGGCCTCAAGCAACAAAGACTGATACTGCTGGCTGTTACCGTAGCCATTGAGCAAGGTCTCCACCTCCCCGATAGCGCTGTTGACCGCATGCTGGTATGTGAGTGCGCTGGCTTCAAAGCGTGACTCTTGAAGCTTGATCATGGCATCGGTACGGCCGCCGTCGAACAGGTTCCAGCTGACCCCGACACTGGCGAGCCACGTTGCTGAGTCGCTGTCGAACAGATCATCAAAATCCCCCGCAAGCACACCCGGTGTCCCGGTCAGGTAAAACTTCGGGTATTGATTGGCAACAGCCGCAGCTAACTCGGCATTTTGTGCGGCCATTTCCCGTTCTGCGATTCGGAGATCTGGCCTTCTTTGCAATAGATCTGAAGGCAGGCCTGTCGGGATTAATCCATTGAAGGAAGGTAATGGCGAGTTGACGGCAAGCCTTTCCTGCATATGACGAGGAGATTCACCGAGTAAAATAGCCAAACGTTGCTGGTGGGCATTTTCCGCGGTTTCC
It contains:
- a CDS encoding putative methyl-accepting chemotaxis protein (COG0840), coding for MFSLSLRQKLAVSASIAIILGGALVTALSFVSSLERLDEDLNARLRGIAQAYNEYVVDWMDSKAMALSAFPQTIEAKDIPVHLRQVKNSAGFDNVFLAFTDGTQVNANQILLPEGNNDPRQWHWYQHAIGQNGQVTVENPTIAAATGASVVSMGKAVNVLGTQAVLGADVEMKSIISQLDKVVLPGSGYMFIANEQGDIFAHADTSLLNQPTNYKDSDLTRQLLTRLASGSHAERVVINGSDSYLYVAPIAGKPLQTVIVIDAKSVLEPLYSTLYEHVFMTLLVVVVCAFLFNLLCIYLFKPLQQVSSALGVIAQGGGDLTQRINIDSQDEVGDLAQNFNQFVNSLQVLIGHVRKQGAALGESAAQSESLADKQALELQRQQDEITMVATAVTEMASATQEIASHAEQTAQAAQDSTSHTNNGRELVIQSRHSISNLACEVNEASTVISQLNEHAQGINSILSTIQGIAEQTNLLALNAAIEAARAGEQGRGFAVVADEVRVLSQRTHTSTEEIQSMIATLQQITTKAVDLMQTSSKLAQCTVEDADEATVALEQINASVAMISDMATQIATAAEEQTHVTDEITQNTTTIKDVSDQLTVDAQLARQQAESLSLQATNLNDKVSTFIV
- a CDS encoding anaerobic nitric oxide reductase transcription regulator (COG3604) gives rise to the protein MTTPQQIKVAPMKNTPKELTQLALDLTQGISSQDRFDRLLSVIKSLFGCDSSALLAFRDQHFAPLAINGLFEEVLGRQFLIDEHPRLEAIARAGDIVRFPHDSELPDPYDGLIPSHQGKLHVHACIGLPLIANETLIGALTIDGFDPHQFDQFSDEELRVISALAAASLHTALLMEQLERQAFNMPESHGQAALHAGKSSQAAQVEMIGKSRVMEELRSHIQAVAATELTVLITGETGVGKELIAASIHQASHRSGQPLIYLNCAALPESVAESELFGHVKGAFTGAISDRKGKFEMADGGTLFLDEVGELPLALQAKLLRVLQYGDLQRVGDDRVLKVNTRIVAATNRQLHEEVKQGKFRADLYHRLSVFPIMAPPLRERGNDIVLLAGFFIERSKGKLGIQSMRLSREAVDMLSAYPWPGNVRELEHAINRASVVARAESSNLEFIELQPHHFELLSTPQQQAHQHSTAISNETRQKNPISVETNIGLKDATNRFQYQLIDDCYQRNNRNWAATARELELDAGNLHRLAKRLGLK
- a CDS encoding anaerobic nitric oxide reductase flavorubredoxin (COG0426,COG1773); amino-acid sequence: MTIHVKNNIHWVGQRDWEVQDFHGTEYKMTKGTSYNSYLIREEKTVLIDTVDHRFSQQFIQNLEMEIDLQEIDYIVINHAEEDHSGALSALMARIPNTPIYCTENAVDSIVGHHHHPEWNFQVVRTGDTLDIGNGKQLIFVEAPMLHWPDSMMTYLTGDAVLFSNDAFGQHYCDERLFNDEVDQSELMEQCLRYYSNILTPFSSLVTAKIHEVLSFNVPVDMIATSHGIVWRDNPTQIIHQYLEWANDYQEDRITIFYDTMSNNTRMMADAIAQGIHDVDPGVAVKVFNVSRQDKNEILANVFRSKGVLVGSSTMNNVMMPKVAGMLEEITGLRFKHKKAGAFGSYGWNGGAVDRIHSRLTDAGFDTTVGLKAKWKPDGKAMRECREHGRMIARKWALTPVPSAKPLSAEPQGVAASQKMLCTVCNWVYDPALGEANQGIEVGTCWSDVPESFLCPECGLGKDVFEPVKGA
- a CDS encoding nitric oxide reductase (COG1251); the protein is MEKPITIIGSGFAAYQLVKAIRRQDKHVPIRVFTSDEGHDYNKPDLSHASSNQQTANDLIRMSGTDFAAEHQVELYAHSTVEVVETKHKYIVAGGQCYDYGKLVFATGARAFIPPMSGDASGQVVTLNSLAEYRAAQDILQRARHIAVIGAGLIGTELAMDFACSGKTVSVVDPCQTLMANQLPDYIAMKLERVMVTQGTRFFLADTVERLSTLPGSRVAVELASGREIEVDVVVSAAGLKPNIQIAKNAGMSVNKGIVVDTQLQTSAPDVYAIGDCAEINGKVLAYLQPALLSANALAKTLLGQPTSLVLPAMMVKVKTPAFPIQFAGQNIPEDSTEALSWQIDVNQAGSTLKTREQSGQLTGYVVTQQHLPSAFPLLKELNSK
- a CDS encoding putative cytoplasmic protein (COG3615) encodes the protein MSHQRIPAHWTIQRSTPFFTKDTVPAALLSHHNTAQGVFGQLCVMEGTVTYYGFANSDATEPELEVVIKAGQFATSPPQYWHRIEMSDDAQFNINFWSDADKGSQPLFHAKKTN